The Megalobrama amblycephala isolate DHTTF-2021 linkage group LG20, ASM1881202v1, whole genome shotgun sequence genome includes a window with the following:
- the LOC125255211 gene encoding rho GTPase-activating protein SYDE1, with translation MAEPLLRRTFSKLRAKERFRRKTDPKLTDVTEKVDLFQSSPSTASTSGHAETESSTAEECTRRSQITVSKKQNWAKLPSTCRDPASTDLCPSLVYGPQDWDLSSGKAEVSKQAWSQRTLSEDGLKRNRNDLELEFGYSRTQCNSVDAGLPELTPPSATYMDVCVSSSSAKISGQGAYLQHLDRSSRAWVLSTGKPQASDEAQNPTRITEWRQGPDGDGNIWYNPIPEEDDLRASGEAVQEKYGDPWRKRENEGLAKEKRDQKRSGGLTLTGVHQMRDIQTEVDVIRADSSDLVILQSDCISSSSGVNSDSSGAPKRSPGEGGNGSSVIDKIKSPGTVRRLSMKMRKLPELRRKLSLRSSRNQRHGQGQGNASSAPGVSDEASPPNARKESSNIISKYHLDSSAPARPRRRSSRTRSASKGGYLSDGDSPELLPKGQVSKGLPTPPPHRGPQDSLAVADAESFRLYSLTDQPRCPQRLSGLLTVHLLGVEELLRPPRNDATKEVFCAIQVDGVTRARTSLLTCRGACLPLNHTFNLELERARLLKLVILTPTTPSANNGSSAPAAPARNRVCCLGAVAIPPLFKASRSQQLCVRLEPRGLLYVKLTLLEQFVTPFPRLSDLPPPTVFGVELRHLVEKETSALKVPLIIQKCVSEIERRGLRVVGLYRLCGSAAVKKELRDAFEKDSAAVTLNDELYPDVNVITGILKDYLRELPSPLITRTLYEVVLEAMIVRPACRNDSDAQRSQNTVALLQCLPEPERATLSFLLDHLSLVASYSDSNRMTCQNLAVCFGPVLLTPTQESWQAGLTAPGSGALMGSGAGRGGRSFAHSEEIASAVDFKRHIEALHYLLQLWPVPRGRVTDDSDQSHPVIPSLASQSSSLRRAQRVPLRVELPSVQDVVVVSRRGRGRLESPPCNRYAGDWSVCGRDFLSNDEADYDEVAGSESDDDMEKKRDVWASPDGLYVDDFALDFDAPFTCRLSLKDFDTLISDLERELAKQINICL, from the exons ATGGCCGAGCCGCTGCTCAGACGAACCTTCTCCAAACTCCGGGCGAAAGAGAGATTCCGCCGCAAGACGGACCCCAAACTCACCG ATGTGACAGAAAAGGTGGACCTTTTCCAAAGTTCTCCATCAACTGCATCCACCTCAGGCCACGCTGAGACAGAAAGCTCCACCGCGGAGGAATGTACCAGACGATCCCAGATCACCGTCTCCAAAAAACAGAACTGGGCCAAACTTCCCTCCACGTGCAGAGACCCTGCCAGCACAGATCTGTGTCCTAGTCTGGTCTACGGGCCACAGGACTGGGATTTGAGCTCTGGAAAGGCTGAGGTCTCAAAACAGGCTTGGAGCCAACGGACTTTGAGTGAGGATGGTTTAAAGAGAAATCGGAATGACCTTGAATTGGAGTTTGGATATTCCAGGACACAGTGCAACTCAGTTGACGCCGGTTTACCAGAGTTGACCCCTCCATCTGCAACCTATATGGATGTGTGTGTCTCTTCCAGCTCCGCAAAGATCTCTGGGCAAGGTGCCTACCTCCAGCACCTGGACAGAAGCAGTCGAGCCTGGGTTTTGTCCACAGGAAAGCCCCAGGCATCCGATGAAGCCCAGAATCCAACCAGAATCACAGAGTGGCGACAGGGCCCAGATGGAGATGGAAACATTTGGTACAACCCCATTCCTGAAGAGGACGACTTGAGGGCCAGCGGAGAAGCAGTTCAGGAAAAATACGGAGACCCgtggagaaagagagaaaatgagGGTTTGGCGAAGGAGAAAAGAGACCAGAAACGATCAGGGGGTTTGACCCTCACCGGCGTCCATCAAATgagagacattcaaactgaagTCGACGTCATCAGGGCGGATAGTTCGG ATCTGGTTATACTACAGTCGGACTGTATTAGCTCTTCTAGTGGTGTGAACTCTGACAGTTCGGGGGCACCAAAGAGAAGCCCAGGAGAGGGTGGCAATGGCAGCAGTGTGATCGACAAGATCAAGTCTCCAGGAACGGTTCGGCGGCTCTCTATGAAGATGCGGAAACTCCCAGAACTAAGGCGTAAGCTTAGTCTGCGCTCGTCCCGTAATCAGCGTCATGGACAGGGCCAAGGAAATGCCAGCAGTGCCCCGGGAGTGTCAGATGAGGCTTCACCACCAAATGCACGCAAAGAATCATCCAACATCATCAGCAAGTATCACCTGGACTCCAGTGCACCTGCAAGGCCAAGACGTCGATCCTCTCGAACACGCTCTGCTAGTAAAGGAGGGTATCTTAGCGACGGAGACTCACCTGAACTCCTGCCGAAGGGTCAGGTGTCGAAAGGGTTGCCTACACCACCACCACACCGTGGACCACAGGATTCACTCGCTGTGGCAGACGCAGAGTCATTCCGCTTGTACTCGCTGACGGATCAGCCTCGCTGCCCTCAGAGACTTTCAGGGCTGCTCACGGTGCATCTGCTGGGAGTCGAAGAGCTACTGCGACCCCCTCGGAACGACGCTACTAAAGAAGTCTTCTGTGCCATTCAAGTGGACGGGGTGACCCGGGCACGAACGTCCCTGCTCACCTGTCGAGGGGCGTGTCTCCCACTAAACCACACCTTTAACCTGGAGCTCGAGAGGGCACGGCTGCTCAAACTGGTCATCTTGACGCCAACGACACCCAGCGCAAACAACGGGTCTTCTGCACCTGCCGCTCCCGCGCGTAACCGGGTGTGCTGTCTGGGTGCTGTGGCTATACCACCCCTCTTCAAGG CTTCTCGCAGTCAGCAGTTGTGTGTTCGTCTGGAGCCTCGTGGTTTGCTGTATGTGAAGTTGACCCTTTTGGAGCAGTTTGTGACCCCGTTCCCCCGCCTCAGTGACCTGCCTCCCCCTACGGTGTTCGGGGTGGAGCTGCGCCACCTGGTGGAGAAGGAGACGTCCGCACTCAAAGTGCCTCTGATCATTCAGAAGTGTGTTTCTGAGATCGAGAGGAGAGGATTGAGG GTGGTGGGATTATATCGTCTTTGTGGTTCCGCAGCAGTGAAGAAGGAATTGCGCGATGCGTTTGAGAAGGACAGTGCAGCAGTTACCTTAAACGACGAGCTCTATCCTGACGTCAACGTCATTACCG GCATTCTGAAGGACTACCTGCGTGAGCTGCCGTCTCCTCTCATCACGAGGACCCTGTATGAAGTGGTATTAGAGGCCATGATAGTTCGACCGGCCTGTAGAAACGACAGCGACGCTCAGCGATCACAAAACACCGTGGCACTGCTGCAGTGTCTTCCTGAACCAGAGAGG GCAACTTTGTCCTTCTTGCTGGATCATCTGAGTCTGGTGGCATCTTACAGCGACAGCAACCGAATGACGTGCCAGAACCTGGCTGTATGCTTTGGGCCGGTCCTCCTGACGCCCACCCAGGAGTCTTGGCAGGCCGGGCTGACGGCACCCGGCTCAGGGGCCCTGATGGGGTCCGGGGCCGGTCGAGGAGGGCGTAGCTTTGCACACAGTGAAGAGATCGCCAGCGCCGTGGACTTTAAACGACACATAGAGGCTTTGCACTACCTCCTGCAGCTCTGGCCTG TACCCAGAGGACGAGTGACGGATGACTCTGACCAATCACATCCCGTCATCCCGTCTCTAGCATCCCAGAGTTCCTCACTGCGGCGAGCTCAGCGCGTGCCACTGCGAGTCGAGCTTCCCTCGGTTCAGGATGTGGTGGTTGTTTCCCGTAGGGGGCGTGGCCGCCTGGAAAGCCCGCCCTGCAACCGTTACGCTGGTGACTGGAGCGTCTGTGGGCGGGACTTCCTGTCGAACGACGAGGCAGATTATGACGAGGTGGCGGGCAGCGAGAGTGACGACGACATGGAGAAGAAGCGGGACGTGTGGGCGTCACCTGACGGTTTGTATGTGGATGACTTTGCTCTGGACTTCGACGCGCCGTTCACGTGCCGACTGAGTCTGA